The window TGGATGAGTATTACGGCTTCGAAGCAAAAAGAACAGAAAAAATGGGCCAATAAAATGTTTGCCTACTCACTGTTCCATATGATGGCGATTTTTGGCACGGTCATTATTTATGCAACAGTCGGAATGATTTTAAACGCACTATAAATTATATTAAAAAGTATTTTGATTTTTCATATCAAAGTGCTTTTTATTTTGAAATAAAATAATTGATTCGTACCCAAGTTAGGGACTGTGAATATATGTTATTACACCTTTTGGACTAGTATTTCCTGTATCCATAATTGTGGTGATAAGTCAATTGTTGTATAACAGTTTACAGAATTGTGAACAGTAATTGTGATGAAAATATGACATTCAAAGGATGGTTATTTTTTATGAAAGAAAAGGATGTTATGATTAACTCGTCTTAAAGAAACAGCTTTATGACAAACTTACTCTTTCATTAATAATGATAAGTCAAGCTCAATGAACCTTAAATGCTATGTTCGACAACTTATATAACCTCCCCTAATGTTTATATATTTAATTGCAAAAAAAGGTTAAAAAACTCCGATGCATCAGTGGCATTGGAGTTTTTCTATGCGGAAAATTACTATAAAAAGGTACAGCTTGGGATTGCGTTACGCAATTTCGTGCTGTACCTTTTGATTTGCTATCTTATAGTTTCAACGACGCGACTTCAAACATGTAATCGCCAAGTACACGTAAGCCTTGGTCGAAGTTTTCTAAATGGAAGTGCTCGTTTGGTGCATGGAAATTTTCACTTGAAAGACCGAAGCCCATTAATACAACAGGTAGATTTAAAATTTCATCAAACGCTGCTACGATAGGAATCGAGCCGCCACCGCGTGTATAGGCAGTTGGTACATGGTAAACTTTTTCATAAGAGCGTCCAGCTGCTTGAATTAGTGGGTGGTCAAATGGTGTTAAGTACGGTTTTCCTTTGTCAAATTCAGAAATGACAACGTCTACACCAACTGGCTTGTGCTTTTCGATATGCGCTCTTAATAATGCCACGATTTCTTCTGGATCTTGATCTGGTACGAGGCGACATGTGATTTTAGCACCGGCTTCTGCTGGTAAAACCGTTTTAATGCCTTCACCAGAGAATCCACCGAATACACCATTAATTTCTAATGTTGGACGTGCCCAAGTTTGCTCTAAGTAAGAATATCCAGCCTCGCCGAATAACTCCTGCACGCCAACTTCTTCTTTTAATGCGGCTTCATCAAAGTTTAAGTCACGATAAGCTTGACGTTCTTCTTCAGAAAGTGGACGAACATTATCGTAGAAACCTTCTACTTGAATCGTACCGTGCTCATCGCGGAAGGATGCTAAAATTTCAGTCAGTGCATGAATGGCATTTTGCACGCCACCCCCGTAAAGACCTGAATGTAAGTCACCTTTTGCCCCACGAATATCAATTTGAACGCCTGTTAAACCACGTAAACCGTAGCAAACAGCAGGTTTTCCTTTAGCATAAAGTCCTGTGTCTGAAATTAAAATTAAGTCTGCTGCTAATTTTTCTTTATTGTCTTCTGTATATTGCGGAAGAGAAGGGCTGCCGATTTCTTCCTCTCCTTCATAAATAAATTTCACGTTTACTGGCAATGTGCCCTCTGTTGCAAATAACGCTTCTATCATTTTCAAATGCATAAAAACTTGCCCTTTATCATCTGAAGAACCGCGCGCAAATAGTTTATTGTCACGGATTTCTGGATCGAATGGGGGAGAATCCCATAAATTTAACGGGTCGACGGGCTGTACATCATAATGTCCGTAAAATAGTACAGTTGGCTTATCTTTTGCATGTAGCCATTCACCATAAACAACTGGATGACCCGCTGTTTCTTCTACAGCAACGTTTTCAATGTTTAATTTTTTCAGTGCATCGGCTAACCAATTGGCTGCTGTTCGCATGTCTTCTTTATGCTCCGACAAGGCAGAAATACTTGGGATACGTAAAAATTCGTTCAACTCAGCTAAATGTTTGTCACGATTTTCTGTAAAGTATACATTTAATTTTTCTAAATGGCTCATTAAAAGGGCCTCCTTTTATTTCGGTATTGGAAATAGTATAGCATAAGAAGAACGGGTGCGTCCTATTTATGGCAATCGATACATTTGCATCCACGGACATGAAAATACATATAAGTATGAAATACAAAAAGAAATAGAAATTCACAGCCAATTATGCGTACAATTATTATAAGGGGGGAGCAGAAATGGTTTATTTATATGTCATTGCAAGT is drawn from Solibacillus sp. R5-41 and contains these coding sequences:
- a CDS encoding dipeptidase; the protein is MSHLEKLNVYFTENRDKHLAELNEFLRIPSISALSEHKEDMRTAANWLADALKKLNIENVAVEETAGHPVVYGEWLHAKDKPTVLFYGHYDVQPVDPLNLWDSPPFDPEIRDNKLFARGSSDDKGQVFMHLKMIEALFATEGTLPVNVKFIYEGEEEIGSPSLPQYTEDNKEKLAADLILISDTGLYAKGKPAVCYGLRGLTGVQIDIRGAKGDLHSGLYGGGVQNAIHALTEILASFRDEHGTIQVEGFYDNVRPLSEEERQAYRDLNFDEAALKEEVGVQELFGEAGYSYLEQTWARPTLEINGVFGGFSGEGIKTVLPAEAGAKITCRLVPDQDPEEIVALLRAHIEKHKPVGVDVVISEFDKGKPYLTPFDHPLIQAAGRSYEKVYHVPTAYTRGGGSIPIVAAFDEILNLPVVLMGFGLSSENFHAPNEHFHLENFDQGLRVLGDYMFEVASLKL